Proteins from a single region of Thunnus albacares chromosome 16, fThuAlb1.1, whole genome shotgun sequence:
- the LOC122965751 gene encoding uncharacterized protein LOC122965751, whose translation MNENWMILSWVMLQSDCDKSLGPMYEGLAHCYNSAGVEKAKYQWVDRYCCAPFRVLDPEPHEHLQWDAWKTTDAIVAEATSGKLANMCASRSSFNPDITVKLDLFHCMHRFTRECVSEHYPLDSTPCKFLSAAFSVVDQDDLQKLKEAYTLCGIVPANPTKQHIREHCRTKVPHPKELLESGGCSTPAILNWWVADTFWAGHGQLVKNK comes from the exons ATGAATGAAAATTGGATGATCCTGTCCTGGGTGATGCTTCAGTCAGATTGTGACAAGTCCTTGGGGCCAATGTATGAGGGGCTGGCCCACTGCTACAACTCTGCTGGGGTAGAGAAGGCCAAGTACCAGTGGGTGGACAG ATACTGCTGTGCTCCATTCCGAGTCCTGGACCCTGAGCCTCATGAGCACCTTCAGTGGGATGCCTGGAAGACCACTGATGCCATCGTGGCTGAGGCCACCTCTGGAAAGTTGGCAAACATGTGTGCGTCACGCAGCAGCTTCAACCCGGACATCACTGTGAAGCTGGATTTGTTCCACTGCATGCATAGGTTTACAAGggagtgtgtgtctgaacaCTATCCACTCGACAGCACCCCCTGCAAGTTCCTGTCTGCAGCATTCAGTGTGGTGGATCAGGATGACCTGCAGAAGCTGAAGGAAGCCTACACCCTCTGTGGGATTGTGCCTGCTAATCCTACCAAGCAGCACATCAGGGAACATTGCAGGACCAAGGTGCCTCATCCAAAAGAGCTGCTAGAGAGTGGAGGATGTTCTACACCAGCGATTCTCAACTGGTGGGTCGCGGACACGTTCTGGGCGGGTCACGGACAGCTtgtaaagaataaataa